From a single Vitis vinifera cultivar Pinot Noir 40024 chromosome 18, ASM3070453v1 genomic region:
- the LOC100267665 gene encoding LOW QUALITY PROTEIN: protein kinase STUNTED (The sequence of the model RefSeq protein was modified relative to this genomic sequence to represent the inferred CDS: inserted 1 base in 1 codon; deleted 1 base in 1 codon), which produces MKMIPGGSSGEVEKSGGGTVVVGVKLDSQSRELLTWALVKVAQPGDRVIALHVLGHNEIVDRDGKSSLLXAVYEGFCNLKQVDLKLKICRGSSIGKILVREVKSYVASKVIVGTARNHHAIRSSAAVAKYCAKKLPKDCSVLAVNNGKVVFQREASMRTTVDSQEKEEHRRNGLLGGIQQSVSKKSKALNHGKVNEEPSTICDPSACQSLELGLVNGGTDCKESEPKQICSICAPLSAMPENSCSQSIEGSSGDSHHEDDSLAIVPVQKLEASSSSISLLIRELPELRPGWPLLRRAILPDRQTSTKSSVRQISVVQWAMRLPSRNFPSAASLDNIESSCDGDEDLSTNLDGESGAIVPVGTVNASAPPSPSRSSTKLAKELEGLHEKYSATCRLFKFQELFSATSNFMPENLIGKGGSSRVYRGCLSDGKELAVKILKQSDDILKEFLLEIEIISTLHHKNIISLLGFCFENNNLLLVYDFLSRGSLEENLYGNKKDLFAFGWSERYKVAVGVAEALDYLHCGSAQAVIHGDVKSSNILLADDFEPQLSDFGLAKWASTSSSHITCSDVAGTFGYMAPEYFMYGKVNEKIDVYAFGVVLLELLSGRKPISSDYPKGQESLVMWAKPILYGGKVSELLDPSLGSNYDSSQMERMVWAAILCIRRAPRARPQMSLVLKLLQGDAEATKWARLQVNACEGSDTPDDEAFPHSNLQSHLNLALLDVEEDSLSMSSIEQSVSLEDYLQAGGAAHQASTNQCC; this is translated from the exons ATGAAGATGATACCAGGTGGGTCTTCCGGAGAAGTGGAGAAGTCCGGCGGTGGGACGGTGGTGGTCGGAGTGAAGTTGGACTCGCAGAGTAGAGAGTTGCTGACTTGGGCTCTGGTGAAAGTGGCTCAGCCGGGTGACCGTGTGATTGCTCTGCATGTTCTTGGTCACAATG AAATTGTGGATCGAGATGGGAAATCGTCGCTTC TCGCTGTATATGAAGGTTTCTGCAACTTGAAACAG GTGGATCTCAAGCTAAAGATCTGCAGAGGTTCATCTATCGGGAAAATTCTGGTCAGGGAGGTGAAATCTTATGTTGCTAGTAAGGTTATAGTAGGAACAGCTCGGAACCATCATGCAATCAGGTCATCCGCCGCGGTTGCAAAGTACTGTGCAAAGAAACTACCAAAGGATTGTTCAGTTCTTGCTGTGAACAATGGGAAAGTTGTGTTCCAGAGAGAAGCTTCTATGAGAACTACTGTTGATTCACAAG AAAAAGAGGAACATCGCCGGAATGGTTTGCTCGGTGGAATTCAGCAGTCAGTGAGTAAGAAATCAAAGGCATTAAATCATGGCAAGGTAAATGAGGAGCCATCAACCATCTGTGATCCAAGTGCTTGCCAGAGTTTGGAGTTGGGGCTGGTTAATGGTGGTACAGATTGTAAGGAGAGTGAGCCAAaacaaatttgttccatttgtGCCCCACTCTCTGCTATGCCTGAGAATTCATGTAGTCAATCCATAGAAGGATCTTCTGGTGACAGCCATCATGAAGATGATTCACTGGCTATTGTGCCTGTTCAGAAGCTAGAGGCATCATCGAGTTCAATCTCTCTGTTGATCAGAGAATTGCCTGAACTGAGACCTGGTTGGCCGCTCCTCCGCCGGGCCATTTTACCAGACCGGCAAACTTCTACCAAATCCTCAGTGCGGCAGATCTCTGTGGTTCAGTGGGCAATGAGGTTGCCCAGTAGGAACTTTCCATCTGCAGCCAGTTTGGATAATATAGAAAGTAGTTGTGATGGGGATGAAGACCTATCTACCAATTTAGATGGTGAAAGTGGTGCAATTGTTCCAGTAGGAACTGTGAATGCATCTGCTCCACCTTCTCCCAGCCGCAGTTCAACAAAGCTGGCTAAAGAATTGGAGGGTCTTCATGAGAAGTACTCAGCAACTTGTAGACTGTTCAAGTTTCAAGAACTCTTCTCGGCAACATCAAATTTCATGCCTG AGAATTTGATTGGAAAAGGTGGAAGCAGTCGGGTATATAGAGGTTGTCTTTCTGATGGCAAGGAATTGGCAGTGAAAATCTTGAAGCAATCTGATGATATATTGAAAGAGTTCCTCTTGGAAATTGAGATTATTTCTACCTTGCATCACAAGAACATCATTTCCCTTTTGGGCTTCTGTTTTGAGAACAATAATCTTCTCCTGGTTTATGATTTCTTATCAAGAGGAAGCCTGGAGGAGAACCTTTATG GTAATAAAAAGGATCTTTTTGCATTTGGTTGGAGTGAGAGATACAAGGTTGCTGTGGGTGTAGCTGAGGCACTGGATTATCTGCACTGTGGCAGCGCTCAAGCCGTGATCCACGGGGAtgtaaaatcatcaaatatacTATTAGCAGATGATTTTGAGCCACAG ctCTCTGATTTTGGACTAGCTAAATGGGCCTCAACTTCCTCATCACATATAACCTGCTCTGATGTTGCTGGCACCTTCGG TTACATGGCTCCTGAATACTTCATGTATGGCAAAGTAAATGAGAAGATAGATGTCTACGCATTTGGTGTTGTCCTCCTTGAGCTTCTTTCGGGAAGAAAACCGATCAGCAGTGATTATCCAAAAGGTCAAGAGAGCCTGGTTATGTGG GCAAAGCCAATTCTATATGGTGGGAAGGTTTCTGAATTATTGGACCCAAGCTTGGGCAGTAACTATGACTCCAGCCAGATGGAGAGGATGGTATGGGCTGCTATTCTCTGTATCAGACGTGCGCCAAGAGCTCGGCCACAAATGAGCCTT GTCTTAAAGCTCCTCCAAGGTGACGCGGAGGCAACCAAATGGGCAAGGTTGCAAGTCAACGCTTGTGAAGGGTCTGACACGCCAGATGATGAAGCTTTTCCCCATTCAAATCTCCAGTCCCATCTTAACCTTGCTTTACTTGATGTTGAGGAAGATTCACTCTCCATGAGTAGCATTGAGCAAAGTGTCTCGTTAGAGGACTACTTGCAA GCAGGTGGAGCCGCTCATCAAGCTTCGACTAACCAGTGTTGCTAG
- the LOC100242138 gene encoding glutathione S-transferase TCHQD: MQLYHHPYSLDSQKVRLTLEENGIDYTSYRVNPITGKNMEPSFFRLNPSAKLPVFQNGSHIIFDTIDIMQYIERIAVFTLGSENVTLSSQEVIEWMQRIQAWDPKYFTLFHIPEKYRFTVSKFIRRVVIARMAESPDLAGSYHLKLDEVYETEDKLRDPDVLKQSKEQLAEILDEVERKLNESTYLAGDEFTMADVMLIPVLARIVLLDLEEEYICSRPNIAEYWNLVQQRPSYKKVIGNYFSGWRKYKTLLKTWCFVRVRSMLKRY; this comes from the exons ATGCAACTTTATCATCATCCCTACTCATTGGACAGCCAGAAAGTGAGGCTTACTTTGGAAGAAAATGGCATTGATTACACATCATACCGTGTCAATCCTATCACGGGCAAGAACATGGAACCTTCATTCTTCAGGCTGAATCCAAGTGCCAAACTTCCTGTTTTTCAGAATGGTTCCCATATCATCTTCGACACGATTGACATAATGCA GTACATAGAGAGAATCGCAGTTTTCACTTTGGGCAGTGAAAATGTCACCCTTAGCAGCCAAGAAGTTATTGAATGGATGCAGAGGATACAAGCATGGGATCCCAAGTATTTTACTCTCTTCCACATCCCTGAAAAATACCGGTTCACCGTTTCAAAATTCATAAGGCGGGTTGTGATTGCTAGGATGGCCGAGTCTCCTGATCTGGCAGGTTCCTACCATCTTAAGCTAGATGAGGTATATGAGACAGAAGACAAGTTGAGAGACCCGGATGTTTTGAAACAGAGCAAGGAACAACTAGCTGAAATTCTTGATGAAGTGGAAAGAAAGCTGAATGAATCAACATACCTAGCAGGGGATGAATTTACCATGGCAGATGTTATGCTCATTCCAGTGCTGGCCCGAATAGTGCTCTTGGATTTAGAAGAAGAGTATATTTGTAGCAGGCCAAATATTGCTGAATACTGGAATCTGGTGCAGCAGAGGCCTAGTTATAAGAAGGTGATTGGTAACTACTTCAGCGGCTGGAGAAAGTACAAAACACTGCTAAAAACCTGGTGTTTTGTTCGTGTAAGAAGTATGCTGAAGAGATATTGA